The nucleotide window ATTTTCCTGTATGAAGAGTATTTTTGATGTCGCGGCAAAAGAGGGAGGGGTAGTTTTAACATTAACCCTTTCCAATGCATGTAAGGTATGAAAATCATTATAACAGAAAGAAGGAGGTGCTGCTGTGAAGGAACCTTGGTCTAATTATTTTAAAATGGGAATCGTTCATTTTATGGCCTTTCTAGGCACTCTAAAGGGAGAGGGTCCTGTTCTTGAGACTATCCAGAAGATTGCTGAGGATGATTTCTTTGATGTGATTGAAGTTGGAATCATGAAGGACAGCGAAACAAGAAAAAAGGCTCGAGCCATTATAGAAACAGCTCATATGGAGGTAGGTTTTGGTGGTCAGCCAGGACTATTAACTGGTCAGCATGACCTCAATTCTCTGGACGAGGGTATAAGGAAAAAAGCGATCGACAGATCAAAGCAATCTGTAGATGAAGCCATAGAGCTTGGTGCCAAAAGGGTAGCTCTTTTAAGCGGTAAAGACCCTGGTGATAAAGACAGGGAAAAAGCCACGGAGCTTTTGGTTGATTCTCTCTGTCAGGTCTCTGATTATGCCAACAGCAAAGGGCTGGAAGGAATAACCCTAGAGGCCTTTGATAAGACAATTGATAAGAAATGTCTGGTTGGGCCCTCGGATATTGCTGTTAAAGTCTCCAAAGCCATGAGAGATAAGGGTTATGATTTTGGTCTTATGTGGGATCTCAGTCATGTTCCCATTCTTTTTGAGGATATGGAAAAGGCATTAGAGACGATTAAAGATCATCTGATTCATATTCATATTGGTAATGCTCTTTACAAAGATACAAGTGATGTTGCCTGCGGAGATAAACACCCCAGGTTCGGTTATCCAGGTGGTGAGAATGACGTTCTGCAACTCGCTGCAT belongs to Nitrospinota bacterium and includes:
- a CDS encoding TIM barrel protein, giving the protein MKEPWSNYFKMGIVHFMAFLGTLKGEGPVLETIQKIAEDDFFDVIEVGIMKDSETRKKARAIIETAHMEVGFGGQPGLLTGQHDLNSLDEGIRKKAIDRSKQSVDEAIELGAKRVALLSGKDPGDKDREKATELLVDSLCQVSDYANSKGLEGITLEAFDKTIDKKCLVGPSDIAVKVSKAMRDKGYDFGLMWDLSHVPILFEDMEKALETIKDHLIHIHIGNALYKDTSDVACGDKHPRFGYPGGENDVLQLAAFLKALFKIGYLGEGKRPIVSFEVMPFGEETSELVIANAKRTLKEAWSQV